The sequence below is a genomic window from Serratia nevei.
GGACTCCGGCAGCGAGGACGACAGCGTCGCCGTCGCCGAAGGCCTGGGCGCCAAAGTCTTCACGCACACCGACTGGCAAGGGTTCGGCAAGCAGCGTCAGCTGGCGCAAAACTACGCCAGCCATGACTACGTTTTGATGATCGACGCCGACGAACGCGTCACGCCCGAGCTGCGGCAATCCATCGAGCGGGTGTTGAATGCGCCGGACGACGGCGCCGTCTACAGCTGTGCGCGGCGCAACCTGTTTCTAGGCCGCTTCATGCGCCACAGCGGCTGGTATCCCGACCGCGTCAACCGCCTGTACGCCAACCAACGCTATCGTTATAACGACGATCTGGTGCACGAATCGCTGAACATCGGCGGCGCCAAAGTGATCCCCCTCAGCGGTGATATGCTGCACCTGACCTGCCGCGACTTCTTCGCCTTCCAGCGCAAACAGCTGCGCTACGCCGAAG
It includes:
- a CDS encoding glycosyltransferase family 2 protein; this encodes MSSRKSLSVVMIAKNEAGLLPDCLRSVEWADEIIVLDSGSEDDSVAVAEGLGAKVFTHTDWQGFGKQRQLAQNYASHDYVLMIDADERVTPELRQSIERVLNAPDDGAVYSCARRNLFLGRFMRHSGWYPDRVNRLYANQRYRYNDDLVHESLNIGGAKVIPLSGDMLHLTCRDFFAFQRKQLRYAEEWATQRHRAGKRCGYLSILTHTLGAFVKTWLLRAGFLDGKQGLLLAVVNAQYTFNKYAALWALGRNYSEK